In Lactiplantibacillus pentosus, the sequence CGCATGGGCATTTTTAGTTTCCACTAAGTCAGTCCCATTTGCTTCAAGTGTGGCATTCTTGAGATTTGTTGAAATCAGCGGTTCCATCGTTGTGACTCGTAATTTAAACGTTGGAAATAGCGTCCACTTCGTCCCAACTTGCTTAACCACAAACGTATAATCACTGGAATGGCCATTATGTTGCAGGTCCATTTTCAAATCTCGTGCATATTGTGGATGTTTTTGAATATAGGTCAATAGTGGCTGAACTGATTGTTTGCTAATCTTAAAGTCAGCATTATCACTTACTAAGTTCTCCACTAATTTAGTTTGCTTCTGACCTGTCATCGATTTAACCACAGCTGCAATCTGCTGGTCTTTACCTGCATGATATTGATGATAGCCAAAGCCAATCACTGCAATCAGAATAATCACAAGCACACTACCACCAATTTTTAGCCGGCTGAACCGGTGATTATCAGCTCGCGAATAACCTTGATTTTGCCTAGATTCTCCATGTACCTTGCCTGTTTTACGAGCTTGAGCGTGTTGCTGACTAACAACCTGGCTCAAATCAGCCCCACAGTTTTCACAAAAATCATTACTCGCTTCATTCACGTGCTGACAATTTGGACATATTTTCATGACTGTTACACCCCTCCATTTTTACGATAACTTCTATAAAATAATGTCCTCCTATCCCCTTTATTCTGCTTTGACGTGTATTAACGGTTTAACAGCGCCATAACACAGCTTTAATAACATTATATATGACATAAAGAGGTATTTAAAGACTTTTATAGTATGTTGAGATTATATCGTCAGCATTGGGTTAGTGCGGTTAACACTGAAATTAACCCACCACTCATTTATTACAATGGAAGAAAGGCAAATTGCACGTATTCAACACGAGTTAAAGAAGCTTTAATGACTTTATAATTAGAGATTTAAGGTATTTACAGCTCTGTTTCAAGCATGGTGAAACCTCTAAAATTAATTCTAAGACGCTTTATGGATTAAGGAGGATTTCCATGTTACCCGAGATAGGCAAAATCATTCGGCAACGCCGACAACAACAAGGCATCACCATCGAGCAATTGGCCGAACAATCAAATGTTTCGATCTCGCTAATTTCTCGACTCGAACGTGGTAAAGTCAATAATATAAAAATACAAAGTTTGAGCGCCATCGCTGAAA encodes:
- a CDS encoding TcaA second domain-containing protein; amino-acid sequence: MKICPNCQHVNEASNDFCENCGADLSQVVSQQHAQARKTGKVHGESRQNQGYSRADNHRFSRLKIGGSVLVIILIAVIGFGYHQYHAGKDQQIAAVVKSMTGQKQTKLVENLVSDNADFKISKQSVQPLLTYIQKHPQYARDLKMDLQHNGHSSDYTFVVKQVGTKWTLFPTFKLRVTTMEPLISTNLKNATLEANGTDLVETKNAHATYKVGPLCPGTYRFKLSNSDRTITHKVNLMGRKNTHELISLVANEKSSTATTANADTTTDTDSDSSALDTENSTESDTQSGTQSGTGSTYDDLSSSAQTAVSKIAATTDSDVNDYDYTESEPYTDVYEIKCYTSGTSDLVDTYRYDDVHGILALYNSDTGKFETVDTNE
- a CDS encoding helix-turn-helix domain-containing protein, with translation MLPEIGKIIRQRRQQQGITIEQLAEQSNVSISLISRLERGKVNNIKIQSLSAIAETLNLKLADFFRDPLLQSTNVVALLDYLSDLPANQREELAGVLLKLLHLAK